From Pseudoxanthomonas sp. YR558, the proteins below share one genomic window:
- a CDS encoding EAL domain-containing protein produces the protein MACLLSLWTGLITWRQARDHARAQFDARADAVATAVATHMNAYEDTVRAAAAVLEGRQDIDQDSFYAFVEKLQVPTRQSGVHGLGFARYVRAAERDAYVAARRAHYGDAFAIHPAGDRSEYVVIDLLYPDAPGMRPLLGKDVMAETVRRGAIESARDTGELAAAPLVALGDASRGSTGLPGFLLYSPVYADSVAARESVEARRSSLRGFATAGFGWQQVMDDAIGRTDGGEFDLQLIARDHGGEPIYQTRALRDRHGEDWKPAFTSQRDLRLLGSQWQLVLHSPPIREALPGQLPILMLSLCGIGLGVLLFLLLRSLARTERRSRALLDAVADHLPALIAYIDAEGRYGFANRASRTWSGARDGWNERHVEDVHADDPAFLASLKRAMHDCTAEHWIAWDAEIGKPARPVHLYLVPDVERNQRIAGWYLMGNDVSEQRQAHRELAMARDHLKRVTERLPALIAQFDAKHRLVFNNRACAEQIRWHAPLRVGAHMRDLFGEEAYTRRLPHIEAALAGRDGDFESSFSMVDGVRRLHSFYTPDVDEDGTVCGFFVMAIDITEKARLEHALHTANELAEVTLTSISEAVITVDVESRVTYMNPAAEALSGWGLEQALGQPLDHIAPLVRAEAPDDADAAHPLAQTGDLQLARRDGSRILVERSLSSIHDRDERLVGSVMVLRDITEPRALSSRMTYLAHHDALTGLPNRLQLNERLGQAITHATNHGNGIAVLFLDLDLFKHVNDALGHHTGDELLQQVARRIQRNIGNLGTIYRTGGDEFVVLLPNVVTRENVLQVADRLLSLGGTPYTVASHELHQAFSIGISLFPEDGYDAATLMMRADAAMYLAKRNGRNATRFYTRELASSVDARIELENSLRRSLRNGDLFLHYQPQIDCLTGRIVGVEGLARWQRGDRLVMPGEFLPIAEETNLIVDIDQWAIRAACRQNRIWQQAGLPPIRVSVNIAAANFDTDDLVDTVVGALEDSGLAAEFLELEVTETTLMRDVQRTDRTLRALKALGVRIAIDDFGTGFSSLSYLGNYGFNVLKIDQSFVRDVSEPNQAAITRAIIGLADQLQCRTIAEGVETAAQAAWLVANGCDELQGNYFSTPVPAAEFARMYARAKTWSIPPAPHAVPTLGA, from the coding sequence GTGGCCTGCCTCCTCTCCCTGTGGACCGGCCTGATCACCTGGCGACAGGCGCGCGACCACGCGCGTGCGCAGTTCGACGCACGTGCGGATGCCGTGGCCACCGCGGTCGCCACCCACATGAATGCCTACGAAGACACCGTGCGCGCCGCCGCCGCAGTGCTGGAGGGGCGCCAGGATATCGACCAGGACAGCTTCTACGCCTTCGTCGAGAAACTGCAGGTGCCCACGCGCCAGTCCGGCGTGCACGGGCTCGGGTTCGCCCGCTACGTGCGTGCCGCCGAACGGGACGCCTATGTCGCCGCGCGCCGCGCGCACTACGGAGATGCGTTCGCGATCCATCCCGCAGGTGATCGCAGCGAATACGTGGTGATCGACCTGCTGTACCCCGACGCACCCGGCATGCGTCCGCTGCTGGGCAAGGACGTGATGGCGGAAACCGTGCGACGTGGCGCGATCGAATCCGCGCGCGATACAGGCGAACTCGCGGCCGCACCGCTGGTGGCGCTGGGCGACGCTTCCCGCGGCAGCACCGGCCTACCCGGCTTTCTACTGTATTCCCCTGTGTACGCCGACTCCGTGGCGGCACGCGAAAGCGTGGAGGCGCGGCGCTCGTCGCTACGCGGCTTCGCGACGGCCGGCTTCGGCTGGCAGCAGGTGATGGACGATGCCATCGGGCGTACCGACGGCGGCGAGTTCGACCTGCAACTCATCGCGCGCGATCACGGTGGCGAACCGATCTACCAGACCCGCGCGCTGCGCGACCGGCACGGCGAGGACTGGAAGCCTGCCTTCACCTCGCAGCGTGATCTGCGCCTGCTGGGCAGCCAATGGCAATTGGTGCTGCATTCCCCGCCGATTCGCGAAGCCCTGCCGGGACAGCTGCCTATCCTGATGCTTTCCCTGTGCGGCATCGGCCTAGGCGTACTCCTGTTCCTGCTGCTGCGCAGCCTGGCGCGTACGGAGCGCCGAAGTCGCGCCCTGCTGGATGCGGTCGCTGACCATCTCCCGGCGCTGATCGCCTACATCGACGCAGAGGGGCGTTACGGATTCGCGAACCGTGCCAGCCGCACGTGGTCCGGTGCGCGTGACGGCTGGAACGAACGGCACGTCGAGGACGTACACGCGGACGATCCGGCATTCCTTGCCTCGCTCAAGCGTGCGATGCACGATTGCACGGCCGAACATTGGATCGCCTGGGATGCGGAGATCGGCAAGCCCGCGCGCCCGGTGCACCTCTATCTCGTGCCCGATGTGGAGCGCAACCAGCGGATCGCCGGCTGGTACCTGATGGGCAACGACGTCAGCGAACAGCGTCAGGCCCATCGCGAACTGGCCATGGCGCGCGATCATCTCAAGCGCGTCACCGAGCGCCTGCCCGCCCTGATCGCGCAGTTCGACGCGAAGCACAGGCTCGTGTTCAACAACCGAGCTTGCGCAGAGCAGATCCGTTGGCATGCTCCGCTCCGCGTCGGCGCACACATGCGCGACCTGTTCGGCGAAGAAGCCTACACGCGCCGCCTGCCGCATATCGAGGCCGCACTCGCCGGGCGCGATGGCGATTTCGAAAGCAGCTTCAGCATGGTCGACGGCGTGCGTCGACTACACAGCTTCTACACGCCGGACGTCGACGAAGATGGCACGGTGTGCGGATTCTTCGTGATGGCGATCGATATCACCGAGAAGGCCCGCCTGGAACATGCGCTGCACACCGCGAACGAACTGGCCGAAGTGACACTGACCTCGATCAGCGAAGCCGTCATCACCGTGGATGTCGAAAGTCGTGTCACCTACATGAACCCCGCTGCTGAAGCGCTGAGTGGCTGGGGATTGGAGCAGGCGCTCGGCCAGCCGTTGGACCACATTGCGCCACTGGTCCGCGCGGAAGCCCCCGACGACGCAGATGCCGCCCACCCGCTCGCGCAGACCGGCGACCTGCAATTGGCGCGCCGCGATGGCTCCCGGATCCTCGTGGAGCGGTCGCTGTCGTCCATCCATGACCGCGACGAGCGTCTTGTCGGCAGCGTCATGGTCTTGCGCGACATTACCGAACCGCGCGCGCTCAGCTCGCGCATGACCTACCTGGCGCACCACGACGCGTTGACAGGTCTGCCGAACCGCCTGCAGCTCAACGAACGGCTGGGCCAGGCGATCACCCATGCCACCAACCACGGCAACGGCATCGCGGTGCTGTTCCTGGATTTGGATCTGTTCAAGCACGTCAACGATGCGCTCGGCCACCACACCGGCGACGAGCTACTGCAGCAGGTCGCGCGTCGCATCCAGCGCAACATCGGCAACCTCGGCACGATCTATCGTACGGGTGGCGACGAATTCGTCGTGTTGCTGCCGAACGTGGTGACGCGCGAGAACGTGCTGCAGGTCGCTGATCGCTTGCTGTCGCTCGGCGGCACGCCCTACACGGTCGCCTCGCATGAGCTGCATCAGGCTTTTAGCATCGGCATCAGCCTGTTCCCGGAAGACGGTTATGACGCCGCCACGCTGATGATGCGTGCCGATGCCGCGATGTACCTCGCCAAGCGCAACGGCCGCAACGCCACGCGTTTCTATACCCGCGAACTCGCCTCCAGCGTCGATGCGCGCATCGAGCTGGAGAACAGCCTGCGCCGCAGCCTGCGCAACGGGGACCTCTTCCTGCACTACCAGCCGCAGATCGACTGCCTTACCGGCCGCATCGTCGGCGTCGAAGGCCTCGCCCGCTGGCAGCGTGGCGATCGCCTGGTCATGCCGGGCGAGTTCCTGCCGATCGCGGAGGAGACGAACCTCATCGTCGACATCGACCAGTGGGCGATCCGCGCCGCCTGCCGGCAGAACCGCATCTGGCAACAGGCCGGTCTTCCGCCCATCCGGGTATCGGTGAATATCGCCGCGGCGAACTTCGATACCGACGACTTGGTCGACACGGTCGTTGGCGCACTGGAAGACAGCGGGCTCGCGGCCGAGTTCCTCGAACTTGAAGTGACCGAAACGACGCTGATGCGCGACGTGCAACGCACGGACCGTACGCTCCGCGCGCTGAAGGCGCTGGGCGTGCGCATCGCGATCGACGACTTCGGTACGGGCTTTTCCAGCCTGAGCTACCTGGGCAACTATGGCTTCAACGTACTGAAGATCGACCAGTCCTTCGTTCGCGATGTCTCGGAACCGAATCAGGCCGCGATCACGCGCGCGATCATCGGACTCGCGGACCAGTTGCAGTGCCGCACCATCGCGGAAGGCGTCGAGACTGCCGCGCAGGCGGCCTGGCTGGTCGCCAACGGCTGCGACGAACTGCAGGGAAATTACTTCAGTACGCCGGTTCCAGCGGCCGAGTTCGCGCGCATGTACGCGCGCGCCAAGACATGGAGTATCCCGCCGGCGCCGCATGCCGTGCCCACGCTCGGCGCGTGA